In Brassica rapa cultivar Chiifu-401-42 chromosome A06, CAAS_Brap_v3.01, whole genome shotgun sequence, a single window of DNA contains:
- the LOC103872289 gene encoding 10 kDa chaperonin: MMKRLIPTFNRILVQRVIQPAKTESGILLPEKASKLNSGRVIAVGPGSRDKDGKLIPVSVKEGDTVLLPEYGGTQVKLGEKEYHLFRDEDVLGTLHED, encoded by the exons ATGATGAAGCGTCTGATCCCAACGTTCAACCGCATCCTTGTGCAGAGAGTCATTCAGCCTGCTAAAACCGAGAGTGGCATCCTCCTCCCTGAGAAAGCCTCCAAG CTGAACTCAGGCAGGGTGATAGCAGTGGGACCTGGATCAAGGGATAAGGACGGGAAATTGATTCCGGTCTCTGTCAAGGAAGGTGACACTGTTCTTCTTCCAGAGTACGGCGGCACTCAGGTCAAGCTCGGCGAGAAGGA GTACCATCTCTTCCGGGATGAGGACGTCTTGGGGACGCTGCACGAAGATTGA
- the LOC103872291 gene encoding serine carboxypeptidase-like 50 yields the protein MKHVPTLFLLLSTLLLAVSVESLPPPLFPDEALPTKSGYLPVKPAPGSSMFYTFYEAQKPTTTLTDTPLLIWLQGGPGCSSMIGNFYELGPWRVVSRATELEPNPGAWNRLFGLLFLDNPIGVGFSIAASKQDIPKNQRQVAEQLYAALVEFIEQNQGFEHRPVYITGESYAGKYVPAIGYYILKEKPNGKVNLKGLAIGNGLTDPVTQIRTHAVNVYYSGLVNAKQREELEKAQEISISLVKAQKWREAADARLELLTLIGNMTGLATLYNTARMIPYRTDLVVDLLNQREAKRVLGVSETMRFEECSDEVEEALRGDVMKSVKFMVEYAVERTNVLLYQGMLDLRDGVVSTEEWMKTMNWSGLGMFLTAERKVWKDGNGDVAGYVQRWGNLSHVAVSGAGHFVPTDKDVNSRDMIESWVLGKGLFGGEDVRQTLTSSVLESKSNRFDSEN from the coding sequence ATGAAGCACGTCCCTACACTCTTCCTATTGCTCTCCACTCTCCTCCTCGCCGTCTCCGTCGAGTCTCTACCGCCTCCACTCTTTCCCGATGAAGCTCTACCCACTAAATCCGGTTACCTCCCGGTTAAACCCGCCCCAGGCTCCTCCATGTTCTATACCTTCTACGAAGCCCAAAAGCCAACTACAACTCTCACCGACACTCCACTTCTCATTTGGCTCCAAGGTGGGCCAGGCTGCTCTTCCATGATTGGCAACTTCTACGAACTTGGCCCTTGGCGAGTAGTTTCACGCGCCACCGAGCTAGAACCCAACCCTGGCGCCTGGAACCGCTTATTCGGCTTACTTTTCTTGGATAACCCCATCGGAGTAGGATTCAGCATCGCCGCTTCAAAACAAGACATACCAAAAAATCAGAGACAGGTGGCAGAGCAGCTGTACGCAGCTCTCGTGGAGTTCATCGAGCAGAACCAAGGTTTCGAACACCGACCGGTTTACATAACCGGAGAGAGCTACGCCGGGAAGTATGTTCCAGCCATTGGTTACTATATCCTCAAAGAAAAGCCCAATGGGAAGGTTAATCTAAAAGGCCTTGCCATAGGAAATGGGCTAACCGACCCGGTAACCCAAATCCGCACCCATGCGGTCAACGTCTATTACTCGGGTCTGGTCAACGCAAAACAAAGAGAAGAGCTCGAGAAAGCTCAAGAGATATCAATATCTCTCGTGAAGGCTCAGAAATGGCGCGAAGCAGCAGATGCTAGACTCGAATTATTGACGCTGATAGGCAACATGACGGGACTCGCGACGCTCTACAACACCGCGCGAATGATACCGTACAGGACGGACCTAGTGGTGGACCTTCTGAACCAGAGGGAGGCGAAACGGGTATTGGGAGTTAGCGAAACGATGCGTTTTGAGGAATGCAGCGATGAAGTGGAAGAGGCTTTACGAGGAGACGTGATGAAGAGCGTGAAGTTCATGGTGGAGTACGCGGTGGAGAGGACCAACGTGTTGTTGTACCAAGGTATGTTGGATCTAAGAGACGGCGTCGTTTCAACTGAGGAGTGGATGAAGACTATGAACTGGTCGGGGTTGGGGATGTTTTTGACGGCGGAGAGGAAAGTGTGGAAGGATGGTAACGGTGATGTCGCGGGCTACGTACAGAGGTGGGGGAATTTGTCACACGTGGCGGTTTCAGGAGCGGGGCATTTTGTTCCGACAGATAAAGATGTTAACTCGAGGGATATGATTGAATCTTGGGTTCTGGGAAAAGGTCTGTTCGGTGGTGAAGATGTACGTCAGACGTTAACGTCAAGCGTTTTAGAGTCCAAGTCCAATAGatttgattctgaaaattga
- the LOC103872290 gene encoding uncharacterized protein LOC103872290 — protein sequence MMILDVCNEILKIQKLRRVVSYAGFYSFTAALTFFYTNNTTRAGFSRGDQFYASYPAGTELLTDTAKLYKAALGNCYESEDWGPVEFRIMAKHFERQGKSPYVYHSQYMAHLLSQGQLDGSG from the exons ATGATGATTTTGGATGTATGCAATGAGATTCTAAAGATCCAGAAGCTACGACGGGTCGTCTCTTACGCTGGGTTCTACAGCTTCACTGCCGCTCTTACATTCTTCTATACAAACAACAC GACAAGAGCAGGATTCTCAAGGGGCGATCAGTTCTATGCATCGTACCCTGCCGGTACCGAACTTCTGACCGACACAGCTAAG CTGTACAAAGCGGCGCTTGGGAACTGCTATGAATCTGAGGATTGGGGTCCTGTTGAGTTCCGTATAATGGCTAAGCATTTTGAGCGCCAGGGAAAGTCTCCATACGTTTACCACTCT CAATACATGGCTCACCTTCTTTCTCAAGGCCAGCTCGATGGAAGTGGCTAG
- the LOC103872292 gene encoding uncharacterized protein LOC103872292, protein MERTLISSSPFRFHPLTTSHRIATITKRRKQTTVCCDYYYQGGRVVDENMVVLRKRIHEMKMVERNYEPPSHWMQWEKRFYCSYDATICDALCILQTFLMNSRPSVAFGTLFLIFVSVPVSTAFFAFRIFDILLWLMSAIHVGCV, encoded by the coding sequence atggaaCGCACACTGATCTCATCGTCGCCATTCAGGTTCCACCCTTTGACGACGTCACACAGAATCGCCACCATAACTAAGAGGAGAAAACAAACCACCGTGTGTTGCGACTACTACTACCAAGGAGGACGAGTGGTGGACGAGAACATGGTGGTTCTTAGGAAACGGATCCATGAGATGAAGATGGTTGAACGAAACTACGAACCTCCTTCCCACTGGATGCAGTGGGAGAAACGTTTCTACTGCAGCTACGACGCTACTATATGTGACGCTCTCTGTATTCTCCAAACTTTCCTCATGAACTCTCGTCCCAGCGTGGCGTTTGGAACATTGTTTCTCATCTTTGTCAGCGTTCCCGTCTCCACTGCTTTCTTTGCGTTTCGCATCTTTGACATCCTTCTTTGGCTTATGAGTGCCATTCACGTAGGATGTGTGTAG
- the LOC103872294 gene encoding sulfhydryl oxidase 1, producing MSVLTHLLMFVGLVSLEATASFSPGSRSILRDIGNAIADDQKDNAFELNATNFDSVFRDTPAKYAVLEFFAHWCPACRNYKPHYEKVARLFNGPDAVHPGLVLMARVDCAVKMNVKLCDKFSITHYPVLFWAPPRKFVGGSWGPKQDKSEIILMDDWRTSDLLLSWINKQIGSSYGLDDQKFGNDHLLPNMSDHEQISQALYDIEEATEEAFDIILSHKAIKSSETSTSFVRFLQLLVPHHPSRRCRKGSAEILVNFDDLCPLGECSYGHDSAVKNNTLRSFHICGKDLPRGYYMFCRGSKNETRGFSCGLWIMMHSLSVRIEDGESQFAFTAICDFINNFFMCDECRQHFHDMCLSVKTPFKKSRDIVLWLWSAHNKVNERLKKDEASLGTGDPKFPKMIWPPKQLCPSCYLSSTDWDHDEVYKFLKKYYGEKLVSSHKKNGDGGSSKEEVVVAAAAEEMAVPTNALVVPVGAALAIALASCAFGALACYWRTQQKNRKYYHNPHYLKRYNSNFMVMNTFSNNESEREKER from the exons ATGTCTGTGTTGACACACCTGCTAATGTTCGTGGGTTTGGTGAGCCTTGAAGCTACGGCGTCGTTTTCCCCGGGATCGCGTTCGATTCTCCGAGACATCGGCAATGCCATCGCCGATGATCAGAAAGATAACGCCTTTGAATTGAACGCTACCAACTTTGATTCAGTCTTCCGAGACACCCCCGCCAAATACGCCGTTTTGGAGTTCTTCGCTCACTG GTGTCCTGCATGTAGAAACTACAAG CCGCATTATGAAAAAGTCGCAAGGCTCTTCAATGGACCAGACGCTGTACATCCTGGCCTCGTTTTAATGGCCCGTGTTGATTGCGCAGTAAAG ATGAATGTGAAGCTCTGTGACAAGTTCTCCATTACTCATTATCCTGTGCTCTTTTGGGCCCCTCCCAGAAAGTTCGTTGGTGGCAGCTGGGGTCCTAAGCAAGATAAAAGTGAGATAATTCTAATGGATGATTGGCGCACTTCTGATCTTTTGCTGAGCTGGATTAATAAGCAGATAGGCAG TTCTTATGGCTTGGATGATCAAAAATTTGGAAACGATCATCTCCTGCCTAATATGTCTGACCATGAACAG ATTTCTCAGGCTTTATATGACATTGAGGAGGCAACTGAAGAAGCTTTTGATATCATTTTGTCACATAAG GCAATCAAGTCATCTGAAACCAGCACTTCGTTTGTCAGGTTCCTGCAGCTTTTAGTGCCACATCATCCTTCAAGAAG ATGTCGTAAAGGAAGTGCTGAAATACTCGTGAACTTTGATGATCTGTGTCCGTTAGGCGAATGCTCTTATGGCCATGATTCTGCAGTGAAAAACAATACCCTACGAAGCTTCCATATATGTGGAAAGGATCTTCCGCGTGGATATTAC ATGTTTTGCCGTGGCAGCAAGAACGAAACTAGAGGATTCAG CTGCGGATTGTGGATCATGATGCATTCACTTTCCGTGAGGATCGAAGATGGAGAAAGCCAGTTTGCATTCACAGCCATTTGTGATTTCATCAACAACTTCTTCATGTGTGATGAATGCCGCCAGCATTTTCACGACATGTGCTTAAg CGTGAAAACTCCGTTTAAGAAGTCACGTGACATCGTCTTGTGGCTGTGGAGCGCTCACAACAAGGTCAACGAGAGGCTCAAGAAAGACGAGGCCTCTCTCGGAACAGGAGACCCCAAGTTCCCGAAGATGATATGGCCGCCGAAGCAGCTTTGCCCGTCGTGTTACCTTTCGAGCACCGACTGGGATCACGATGAAGTCTACAAGTTCTTGAAGAAGTACTACGGAGAGAAACTGGTGTCCTCTCACAAGAAAAACGGTGACGGTGGGAGCAGCAAGGAGGAGGTGGTTGTTGCAGCAGCTGCAGAGGAAATGGCGGTTCCCACCAACGCTCTAGTTGTGCCGGTGGGAGCTGCGTTGGCCATAGCGCTTGCGAGCTGCGCGTTTGGGGCGCTCGCATGCTACTGGAGGACGCAGCAGAAGAACCGGAAGTATTACCATAATCCGCACTATCTAAAGAGATATAACAGTAACTTTATGGTTATGAACACGTTCAGTAACAATGAAAGCGAGAGGGAAAAGGAGAGATAA